Proteins co-encoded in one Halorussus lipolyticus genomic window:
- the trpE gene encoding anthranilate synthase component I: MKPERAQFVDLAGRDDLSVVRLEAELDAETTPLSAYAALTGRSTGADASEYAFLLESAEKTASSDPDGAFSAEQSGDRHARFSYVGYDPEAVVTVDPDETTVESLGGRAAKFVAGDHSGDALDALRSAMPDARQRGFPEGDRQHFEGGLVGFLAYDAVYDFWLDERGVERPESRFPDAQFVLNTKTVAFDHRAGTVSLVFTPLVGPDDDPAEIYDDLQAEAERVADLLESADAPETGGFVRESATAGPREEYEDAVRTAKEHVLDGDIYQGVVSRKRELRGDVDPLGFYDALREVNPSPYMYLLGYDDRTVVGASPETLVSVRGREVMANPIAGTCSRGSSPVEDRRLAGEMLADEKEQAEHTMLVDLARNDVRRVSEPGSVQVEEFMNVLKYSHVQHIESTVTGRLAVDSDAFDATRAAFPAGTLSGAPKIRAMEILDDLERSARGLYGGGVGYYSWSGDADFAIVIRTATIESDEDVTPADRITVQAGAGIVADSDPTAEYEETEKKMDGVLTALDRIEESRSSGPDDEAEAPEVGR, translated from the coding sequence ATGAAACCGGAACGCGCGCAGTTCGTTGACCTCGCCGGACGTGACGACCTCTCCGTCGTCCGACTCGAAGCCGAACTCGACGCCGAGACCACGCCGCTGTCGGCCTACGCGGCGCTGACCGGGCGCTCGACTGGTGCCGACGCCTCGGAGTACGCCTTCCTCCTCGAAAGCGCCGAGAAGACCGCATCCAGCGACCCCGATGGCGCGTTCTCCGCCGAGCAGTCGGGCGACCGCCACGCCCGGTTCTCCTACGTGGGTTACGACCCCGAAGCGGTCGTGACGGTTGACCCCGACGAGACTACCGTCGAATCGCTCGGCGGTCGGGCCGCCAAGTTCGTCGCCGGCGACCACTCCGGCGATGCGCTCGACGCCCTGCGGTCGGCCATGCCCGACGCCCGACAGCGCGGCTTCCCCGAGGGCGACCGCCAGCACTTCGAGGGCGGTCTGGTCGGCTTTCTGGCCTACGACGCAGTGTACGACTTCTGGCTGGACGAGCGTGGCGTCGAGCGCCCCGAATCCAGATTTCCCGACGCCCAGTTCGTCCTCAACACCAAGACGGTCGCGTTCGACCACCGCGCCGGAACCGTCTCGTTGGTGTTCACGCCACTGGTCGGCCCGGACGACGACCCCGCCGAAATCTACGACGACTTGCAGGCCGAGGCCGAGCGTGTGGCCGACCTCCTCGAATCGGCCGACGCACCTGAGACCGGCGGCTTCGTCCGCGAGTCGGCGACCGCCGGGCCGCGCGAGGAGTACGAGGACGCCGTCCGAACCGCGAAGGAGCACGTCCTCGACGGCGACATCTATCAGGGCGTCGTCTCCCGGAAGCGCGAACTCCGGGGCGACGTGGACCCGCTCGGGTTCTACGACGCCCTCCGGGAGGTCAATCCCTCGCCGTACATGTATCTCCTCGGCTACGACGACCGAACCGTGGTGGGCGCGAGTCCCGAGACGCTGGTGTCGGTCCGCGGCCGTGAAGTCATGGCCAATCCCATCGCCGGAACCTGCTCGCGGGGGTCGAGTCCGGTCGAGGACCGCCGTCTCGCGGGCGAGATGCTCGCCGACGAGAAAGAACAGGCCGAACACACCATGCTGGTGGACCTCGCCCGAAACGACGTGCGCCGGGTCAGCGAACCCGGAAGCGTGCAGGTCGAGGAGTTCATGAACGTCCTCAAGTATAGCCACGTCCAGCACATCGAGAGCACCGTGACTGGCCGACTCGCTGTGGACTCGGACGCCTTCGATGCCACCAGAGCGGCGTTCCCCGCGGGCACCCTCTCCGGCGCGCCCAAGATTCGGGCGATGGAGATTCTCGACGACCTCGAACGCTCGGCCCGCGGCCTCTACGGCGGCGGCGTGGGCTACTACTCGTGGTCTGGCGACGCCGACTTTGCCATCGTCATCCGGACCGCGACCATCGAATCGGACGAAGACGTCACTCCTGCCGACCGCATCACGGTGCAGGCCGGCGCAGGTATCGTGGCCGACAGCGACCCCACGGCCGAGTACGAGGAGACCGAGAAGAAGATGGACGGCGTGCTGACCGCCCTCGACCGCATCGAGGAGTCGCGGTCGTCCGGCCCCGACGACGAGGCGGAAGCCCCGGAGGTGGGTCGATGA
- a CDS encoding phosphoribosylanthranilate isomerase yields the protein MTRVKICGLTSREDLRVAVEAGADAIGLLVDVPVDSPREIDAQRAVELADAAPPFVTTVLVTMPDSPERAVELARAIDPDAVQIHGDLGVGDIAYLTSSVNAQLLKVVDAAEPENARRYDDVADALLVDSVDDVGAGGTGETHDWERTTEFAAGLDSPVVLAGGLTPENVADAVRSVEPFAVDVASGVERSDDTPDSSEAASPNAGRKDPNAVADFVANAKRAYPTPTP from the coding sequence ATGACTCGCGTCAAAATCTGCGGTCTCACCTCCCGCGAGGACCTGCGAGTCGCGGTCGAAGCGGGTGCGGACGCTATCGGCCTGCTGGTGGACGTGCCGGTCGATTCCCCGCGGGAAATCGACGCCCAGCGAGCAGTCGAACTCGCCGACGCGGCCCCGCCGTTCGTGACCACCGTGCTGGTGACGATGCCTGACTCGCCGGAGCGCGCCGTCGAACTCGCCCGCGCCATCGACCCCGACGCGGTGCAGATTCACGGGGACCTCGGCGTCGGCGACATCGCCTACCTGACTTCCAGCGTGAACGCACAGCTCCTCAAGGTCGTGGACGCCGCCGAACCCGAGAACGCCCGGCGCTACGACGACGTGGCCGATGCGCTACTGGTCGATTCCGTGGACGACGTGGGCGCTGGCGGCACCGGCGAGACCCACGACTGGGAGCGCACCACCGAGTTCGCCGCGGGCCTCGACTCGCCGGTCGTCCTCGCTGGCGGTCTGACTCCCGAAAACGTCGCCGACGCCGTTCGCTCGGTCGAACCGTTCGCCGTGGACGTGGCCAGCGGCGTCGAGCGAAGCGACGATACGCCAGACTCGTCGGAGGCGGCGTCTCCGAACGCTGGGCGCAAGGACCCGAACGCCGTCGCCGACTTCGTGGCGAACGCGAAACGCGCGTATCCGACCCCGACACCATGA
- the trpD gene encoding anthranilate phosphoribosyltransferase — MQDYIERVTDGENLTLEEAREAATAVFEDATEAQIGALLSALRAKGETETEIAGFAQGMRDAARTIDPDRAPLVDTCGTGGDDYDTINVSTTSAIVASGAGVPVAKHGNYSVSSSSGSADVLEEVGVEVEAEPPAVEDAIEADGIGFMLAPVFHPAMKAVIGPRKELGMRTVFNVLGPLTNPAGADAQIVGVYDPDLVPVLARSLAKMDVERALVVHGSGMDEIAVHDETTAAEVRGDEIEEYTVTPEDIGLSRHPIEDVAGGSPEENAEDMRGIVEGDVTGAKRDIILANAGAALYVAGEADSLEGGAQLAAEAIDDGEAADQLEQLCSSVPA; from the coding sequence ATGCAGGACTACATCGAACGCGTCACCGACGGCGAGAATCTCACGTTAGAGGAGGCCCGCGAGGCGGCGACGGCCGTCTTCGAGGACGCCACCGAGGCCCAAATCGGCGCGCTCCTCTCGGCGCTCCGCGCCAAGGGCGAGACCGAGACCGAAATCGCCGGGTTCGCGCAGGGGATGCGCGACGCGGCGCGGACCATCGACCCCGACCGAGCGCCGCTGGTAGACACCTGCGGCACCGGCGGCGACGACTACGATACGATTAACGTCTCGACCACGAGCGCCATCGTCGCCAGCGGCGCGGGCGTCCCCGTCGCCAAGCATGGTAATTACTCGGTGTCGTCCTCCTCCGGGAGCGCGGACGTACTCGAGGAGGTCGGCGTCGAAGTCGAGGCCGAACCGCCCGCCGTCGAGGACGCCATCGAGGCTGACGGCATCGGGTTCATGCTCGCGCCGGTCTTCCACCCCGCGATGAAGGCCGTCATCGGCCCGCGGAAGGAACTCGGCATGCGCACGGTCTTCAACGTCCTCGGTCCGCTGACCAACCCCGCCGGCGCTGACGCCCAAATCGTCGGCGTCTACGACCCGGACCTCGTGCCGGTCCTCGCCCGGTCGCTCGCCAAGATGGACGTGGAGCGCGCGCTGGTCGTCCACGGGTCCGGCATGGACGAAATCGCGGTCCACGACGAGACCACCGCCGCAGAGGTCCGCGGCGACGAAATCGAGGAGTACACCGTCACGCCCGAGGACATCGGTCTCTCTCGCCACCCCATCGAGGACGTGGCCGGTGGCTCCCCCGAGGAGAACGCCGAGGACATGCGGGGCATCGTGGAGGGCGACGTGACCGGCGCGAAGCGCGACATCATCCTCGCCAACGCCGGGGCCGCCCTCTACGTCGCGGGCGAGGCCGACTCGCTCGAAGGCGGCGCGCAACTCGCCGCGGAGGCCATCGACGACGGCGAGGCCGCCGACCAACTGGAACAGCTCTGTTCGAGCGTGCCAGCATGA
- a CDS encoding DUF7504 family protein — MTSSSPRTTRTPKKNSPETSFSTFSKIDGDLWTTDPVSPDDLTGLGMRFSDAIRHVEAGSGWVVIDALGVLLMYAEDSRVCRFFQTLSNRVRAKEVHGVYFANHDAVAHETYEQLRAMCDAEYRVE, encoded by the coding sequence CTGACATCGTCGAGTCCGAGGACGACGAGGACCCCGAAGAAAAACTCTCCAGAGACCTCGTTTTCGACGTTCTCAAAAATCGACGGCGACCTCTGGACGACCGACCCCGTGAGTCCCGACGACCTGACCGGCCTCGGGATGCGGTTCTCCGACGCGATTCGACACGTCGAGGCCGGGTCGGGGTGGGTCGTCATCGACGCCCTCGGGGTCCTGTTGATGTACGCCGAGGACTCGCGGGTCTGTCGGTTCTTCCAGACGCTCTCGAACCGGGTGCGGGCGAAGGAGGTCCACGGCGTCTACTTCGCTAATCACGACGCGGTGGCCCACGAGACCTACGAGCAACTCCGGGCGATGTGCGACGCCGAGTACCGAGTCGAGTAG
- a CDS encoding lycopene cyclase domain-containing protein yields MIPDIGAVFGEYTYLATEVVWGAVAVGLLYRANALVQAGRTIAVLYPIAYVWDWYTLHIGVFSIPLRTGIELLGIPIEEHIFMLVVPGLVLGIHENLVDRDREDPPN; encoded by the coding sequence ATGATACCCGACATCGGTGCGGTGTTCGGCGAGTACACCTACCTCGCCACCGAAGTCGTGTGGGGGGCAGTCGCGGTAGGACTTCTTTATCGGGCCAATGCGCTGGTTCAAGCCGGGCGGACCATCGCCGTCCTGTACCCTATCGCCTACGTCTGGGACTGGTACACGCTCCATATCGGCGTGTTCAGCATCCCCCTTCGGACCGGTATCGAACTCCTCGGAATCCCAATCGAGGAACACATCTTCATGCTGGTAGTTCCCGGATTAGTGCTAGGGATTCACGAGAACCTCGTGGACCGGGACCGCGAGGACCCTCCGAACTGA
- a CDS encoding CBS domain-containing protein — protein MDIADIATADYTELEAESNVGKARSVFEDENPKGIIVTRAGEYEGVITQKQLLRSHIEDHTKIETLTKSAPKVERTANVRDVARTLVEGGTKVAPVFESGNLWGVISQDLILEAVLENLDSLTVEQIYTENVITIAEDATLGQAINRLREHGVSRLPVVDEDGFLTGVVTTHDVVNFATRNVQKTTRGDRSGEGERLLDLPVYDVMSSPAATTTLSESVKNAVERMFEKDYSGLVVTPEDDDRVVGGVVTKTDVLRALSYTEEDVMDVQVTNVNLLDTLTRESIRESITEISDKYQDMRVRHAHVRFHEHKEKLRGTPLIQCKIRLRTNRGQAAGSGEGYGAEQAFGVARDKLERNVLEMKGVESDREYEGQLLRKLGEL, from the coding sequence ATGGACATCGCTGATATTGCTACGGCGGACTACACGGAGCTAGAGGCTGAATCGAACGTCGGGAAGGCCCGGTCCGTCTTCGAGGACGAGAACCCGAAGGGCATCATCGTGACGCGCGCCGGGGAGTACGAGGGCGTCATCACGCAGAAGCAACTCCTGCGCTCGCACATCGAGGACCACACCAAAATCGAGACGCTGACTAAATCCGCACCGAAGGTCGAGCGAACCGCCAACGTCCGTGACGTGGCCCGAACGCTGGTCGAGGGCGGCACCAAGGTCGCGCCAGTCTTCGAATCGGGCAATCTCTGGGGCGTCATCAGCCAAGACCTCATCCTCGAGGCCGTGCTGGAGAATCTCGACTCGCTCACGGTCGAGCAGATTTACACCGAGAACGTCATCACCATTGCCGAGGACGCCACCCTCGGACAGGCAATCAACCGCCTGCGCGAACACGGCGTCTCGCGGCTTCCGGTGGTGGACGAGGACGGCTTCCTCACCGGCGTCGTCACGACCCACGACGTGGTGAACTTCGCAACCCGGAACGTCCAGAAGACGACCCGAGGAGACCGGTCGGGCGAGGGCGAGCGCCTGCTGGACCTGCCGGTCTACGACGTGATGTCGAGTCCGGCCGCGACGACCACCCTGAGCGAGAGCGTCAAGAACGCGGTCGAACGCATGTTCGAGAAGGATTACTCGGGACTCGTCGTCACGCCCGAGGACGACGACCGGGTGGTCGGCGGCGTCGTCACCAAGACCGACGTGCTTCGCGCGCTCTCCTACACCGAGGAGGACGTGATGGACGTGCAGGTCACGAACGTCAACCTGCTGGACACCCTCACCCGAGAGTCGATTCGGGAGTCCATCACCGAGATTTCGGACAAGTATCAGGACATGCGGGTCCGCCACGCCCACGTCCGGTTCCACGAACACAAGGAGAAGCTTCGGGGCACGCCGCTCATCCAGTGTAAGATTCGCCTCCGGACAAACCGCGGGCAGGCCGCGGGGTCGGGCGAGGGCTACGGTGCCGAACAGGCGTTCGGCGTCGCGCGCGACAAACTAGAGCGCAACGTGCTGGAGATGAAGGGCGTCGAGAGCGACCGGGAGTACGAGGGACAGCTCCTGCGGAAACTCGGCGAACTCTGA
- a CDS encoding phosphate uptake regulator PhoU — METRKVQVTGGSTFTVSIPKDWATENGIEAGDRVEFHPEGDSLLLSPRTTEDTVEGTVDISDLEGAQLMRTVFTLYVSGFDIINLESTRVTPDQRRTVRDATQGLVGLEVIEETGDRVVLQDLLDSSELSIHNAITRMRLVSATMLQDAVTALVENDDSLATDVIERDDDVDRLWFMVSRVFRSALRNPSTAADIGLPRETCFDYHSSARQLERIADHAAKIGQLGLNLGEIPDDVAEALEELHAESADIVEMAMDALLEDDGTEATRLGNEARERVRGIDEHTRHVDDLIRKMDAQRAQQLSLVVDSLSRTADYGGNIAETALQKAAPRPEN, encoded by the coding sequence ATGGAAACGCGGAAGGTCCAAGTCACGGGCGGCTCGACGTTCACCGTCTCGATTCCGAAGGATTGGGCGACCGAGAACGGAATCGAAGCGGGCGACCGCGTCGAATTTCATCCCGAAGGCGACTCGCTTTTGCTCTCTCCTCGGACGACCGAAGACACGGTTGAAGGGACCGTGGACATCTCCGACCTCGAAGGCGCGCAACTCATGCGCACGGTGTTCACGCTGTACGTCAGCGGCTTCGACATCATCAACCTCGAATCGACCCGCGTGACGCCCGACCAGCGCCGGACGGTCCGGGACGCCACGCAGGGCCTCGTCGGTCTGGAGGTCATCGAGGAGACCGGCGACCGGGTGGTCCTGCAGGACCTGCTGGACTCGTCGGAACTCTCGATTCACAACGCCATCACCCGGATGCGACTCGTCTCGGCGACGATGCTTCAGGACGCCGTGACCGCGCTGGTCGAGAACGACGATAGCCTCGCCACCGACGTTATCGAGCGCGACGACGACGTGGACCGCCTCTGGTTCATGGTCTCGCGCGTGTTCCGGTCGGCGCTCCGCAACCCCAGCACCGCGGCCGACATCGGCCTGCCCCGCGAGACGTGTTTCGACTACCATTCGAGCGCCCGCCAGTTGGAGCGTATCGCGGACCACGCCGCCAAAATCGGCCAACTCGGTCTCAACCTCGGCGAGATTCCCGACGACGTTGCCGAGGCCCTCGAAGAACTCCACGCCGAGTCCGCCGACATCGTGGAGATGGCGATGGACGCCCTCCTCGAAGACGACGGTACCGAAGCGACTCGTCTCGGTAACGAGGCCCGCGAGCGCGTCCGGGGAATCGACGAACACACCCGCCACGTGGACGACCTCATCCGCAAGATGGACGCCCAGCGCGCCCAGCAACTCAGTCTGGTCGTGGACTCGCTGTCCCGGACCGCCGACTACGGCGGCAACATCGCCGAGACCGCACTCCAGAAGGCCGCGCCCCGCCCCGAGAACTGA
- a CDS encoding PstS family phosphate ABC transporter substrate-binding protein produces the protein MRERPSVDRRTILLGGGTAIASLAGCVSTSKTPPGSRGEATTTSEESDDSSSTQLKAGGSSTVYPITSKAASVWNSNPPADDEEYWGPSKYGIDTDERLANYWASKYESFDAEGSSPPFKVTVGLSHSGTGLEKLKNGLIDIGNASAPVDAELPDLSDEELDKFENHVVGVDAQPIVVSKEIYEAGVEKLTAEQVRKIYQGEIENWSEIDAYTGDDKEIQAIGRAEGSGTDTAFRANMLGDPDAPMSGVDVRKGQNQQVKTIVAQSNNAIAYMALAFLTSETPTVKLSFDGKVYERGKNLSEKGYPLSRDLHCYTYDGTSEMEAAYLRMLINEFGQENFVKPSGYSMLTEKRRKNQLEKLPDTK, from the coding sequence ATGCGGGAAAGACCCTCTGTAGACCGTCGAACAATTCTCCTCGGAGGGGGCACCGCCATCGCGTCGCTAGCCGGGTGCGTCAGTACGAGCAAGACGCCGCCGGGCAGTCGTGGGGAAGCGACGACGACGAGCGAGGAGTCAGATGACTCGTCTTCGACCCAACTGAAGGCGGGTGGCTCCTCGACGGTGTACCCGATAACGAGCAAAGCCGCGTCGGTGTGGAACTCCAACCCACCGGCCGACGACGAGGAGTACTGGGGACCGAGCAAGTACGGCATCGACACGGACGAACGACTGGCTAATTACTGGGCGAGCAAGTACGAGAGTTTCGACGCCGAAGGCTCGTCGCCGCCGTTCAAGGTGACGGTCGGTCTGAGCCACTCCGGCACGGGACTGGAGAAACTCAAGAACGGCCTCATCGACATCGGCAACGCCAGCGCGCCGGTAGACGCCGAACTGCCCGACCTGAGCGACGAGGAACTCGACAAGTTCGAGAACCACGTCGTGGGCGTGGACGCTCAGCCAATCGTCGTCAGCAAGGAAATCTACGAGGCGGGCGTCGAGAAACTGACCGCCGAACAGGTCCGGAAAATCTATCAGGGGGAGATAGAGAACTGGTCCGAGATAGACGCCTACACCGGCGACGACAAGGAAATTCAGGCAATCGGCCGCGCCGAAGGGTCGGGCACCGACACCGCCTTCCGGGCGAACATGCTGGGCGACCCCGACGCCCCGATGTCCGGCGTGGACGTGCGGAAAGGCCAGAACCAGCAGGTCAAGACCATCGTTGCCCAGTCGAACAACGCTATCGCGTACATGGCGCTGGCCTTCCTCACGTCCGAGACGCCGACCGTCAAACTCTCGTTCGACGGGAAGGTCTACGAGCGCGGCAAGAACCTCTCCGAGAAGGGGTATCCGCTCTCGCGTGACCTCCACTGTTACACCTACGACGGAACCTCCGAGATGGAGGCCGCCTACCTCCGGATGCTCATCAACGAGTTCGGGCAGGAGAACTTCGTCAAACCGTCGGGGTACTCGATGCTGACCGAGAAACGCCGGAAGAACCAACTCGAAAAGCTTCCCGACACCAAATGA
- the pstC gene encoding phosphate ABC transporter permease subunit PstC produces the protein MIGSIDTRVRSARATVEDMDRGAQFVDGVAVASVLGALLAFLVAPAYTVFPLLAFFGAAVYGWKAHQANTAKLLMFLMTASTIVILGLITVYLVLRALPIFQAMGLDLIFRTSEPLWSTSEGIYSLVPMMWGTLVTTVLAMAIAAPLGVAGALFISEIAPSWAREVIKPGIEILAGVPSIVYGFIGYTIINTYMMEEFNLANFGSLFAAALVIGVMSLPTVVSVAEDAIDSVPESMKSGSLALGATDWQTIKNVTIPASFSGVSAAVLLGVGRAVGETMAVTVMLPHQQVLPDPIYDVFSGTETLTSLIAGQYGIASGDQMSALFAAGVVLFVTVLGLSIGSQLIEAHMERKLGGSQ, from the coding sequence ATGATAGGAAGCATCGACACCCGCGTTCGGTCCGCCCGAGCGACCGTCGAGGACATGGACCGCGGGGCGCAGTTCGTGGACGGCGTGGCCGTCGCGTCGGTCCTCGGCGCGCTGTTGGCTTTCCTCGTCGCGCCTGCCTACACCGTCTTCCCGCTCCTCGCGTTCTTCGGGGCCGCTGTCTACGGGTGGAAGGCCCATCAGGCCAACACGGCGAAACTGCTAATGTTCCTGATGACGGCTTCGACCATCGTCATCCTCGGTCTCATCACGGTGTATCTGGTCCTCCGGGCGCTCCCCATCTTTCAGGCGATGGGTCTCGACCTGATATTCAGGACCAGCGAACCGCTCTGGAGTACCAGCGAAGGCATCTACTCGCTGGTTCCGATGATGTGGGGGACGTTGGTAACGACCGTACTGGCGATGGCCATCGCCGCGCCGCTGGGCGTGGCCGGCGCGCTGTTCATCAGCGAAATCGCGCCGAGTTGGGCGCGAGAGGTCATCAAGCCCGGCATCGAGATTCTGGCCGGCGTTCCCTCCATCGTCTACGGGTTCATCGGCTACACCATCATCAACACGTACATGATGGAGGAGTTCAACCTCGCCAACTTCGGAAGCCTGTTCGCGGCCGCGCTGGTCATCGGCGTGATGTCCCTGCCGACCGTGGTCTCGGTCGCCGAGGACGCAATCGACAGCGTGCCCGAGTCGATGAAAAGCGGGTCGCTGGCGCTCGGCGCGACCGACTGGCAGACCATCAAGAACGTCACCATCCCGGCGTCGTTCTCGGGCGTCTCGGCCGCGGTCCTACTGGGCGTCGGCCGCGCTGTCGGCGAGACGATGGCCGTGACCGTGATGCTTCCCCACCAGCAGGTGCTTCCGGACCCCATCTACGACGTGTTCTCGGGGACCGAGACGCTCACCAGCCTCATCGCGGGCCAGTACGGCATCGCCAGCGGCGACCAGATGTCGGCGCTGTTCGCGGCGGGCGTGGTGCTGTTCGTGACCGTCCTCGGACTCAGCATCGGGTCCCAACTCATCGAGGCCCACATGGAGCGCAAACTGGGTGGTAGCCAATGA
- the pstA gene encoding phosphate ABC transporter permease PstA, protein MSYETSDLVTDESSLSERVAAAIVGLNVVSVILGFAAIFQWTEVEADFFGVSLFNLYGLTLGATGLAVIALGVASRAGLVDTTPDRSAGLLTGGLFGLVGVVTGALFASQTLGFGLVGWLAVSLLFGAGFTAITVLPREDIGSTLPAGALSITVGALFLLNVITTEWEWEPEGFSAAFTGPVIGPVLTIFAGLVCAWAAAKAHEGFGTRGRQAGAYLLVGLNAFGMLGVLLLLILFVAGKGWSRMVEDLKFGLFSEPAFWFQIPGFDQYLVFEIPGVWFYWPFTMNGYSLSSDVMNGVLPSIVGTVWLVIGAVLFAVPLGVGAAVFLTEYAEQGGFTRAVEIATNGLWSTPSIVYGLFGYAFLVPRLGNTTSLMAGQLVLGFMLLPLVLITSREAIKTVPKEYRDASAALGVSQWETIKSVVLPAAMPGVITGVILGVGRIAGETAPILLVATGNLQASQGPQVLTNFQFTSSPPFVANPALLDSISALPYKLYATITAGVVSSDPAFGWATALVLLIVVLSFYAVGIVSRIYFRRKLEQ, encoded by the coding sequence ATGAGCTACGAGACGAGCGACCTCGTGACCGACGAGTCGTCGCTGTCAGAGCGCGTCGCGGCGGCCATCGTCGGTCTCAACGTCGTCTCGGTGATACTCGGCTTCGCGGCCATCTTCCAGTGGACCGAGGTTGAGGCCGACTTCTTCGGCGTCAGCCTGTTCAACCTCTACGGCCTGACCCTCGGCGCGACCGGTCTCGCGGTCATCGCGCTCGGCGTCGCCTCGCGGGCCGGCCTCGTGGACACGACGCCCGACCGGAGCGCCGGCCTCCTGACCGGCGGCCTGTTCGGTCTCGTCGGCGTCGTGACCGGTGCCCTGTTCGCCTCCCAGACGCTCGGCTTCGGCCTCGTCGGGTGGCTCGCAGTCTCCCTGCTGTTCGGCGCTGGCTTCACTGCGATAACCGTCCTCCCCCGCGAGGACATCGGTTCGACGCTCCCCGCGGGCGCGCTGTCGATTACCGTCGGCGCGCTGTTCCTCCTGAACGTCATCACGACCGAGTGGGAGTGGGAACCCGAGGGCTTCTCGGCCGCCTTCACCGGTCCGGTTATCGGTCCGGTACTGACCATCTTCGCCGGCCTCGTCTGTGCGTGGGCCGCGGCGAAGGCCCACGAGGGCTTCGGAACCCGCGGACGACAGGCCGGCGCGTACCTGCTGGTCGGCCTGAACGCCTTCGGGATGCTGGGAGTTCTGCTCCTGCTCATCCTGTTCGTCGCCGGAAAGGGCTGGTCGCGGATGGTCGAGGACCTCAAGTTCGGCCTGTTCAGCGAACCAGCCTTCTGGTTCCAGATTCCCGGATTCGACCAGTACCTCGTCTTCGAGATTCCGGGCGTCTGGTTCTACTGGCCGTTCACGATGAACGGCTATTCGCTGTCGAGCGACGTGATGAACGGCGTCCTGCCGTCTATCGTCGGGACGGTCTGGCTGGTCATCGGCGCAGTCCTGTTCGCGGTCCCGCTCGGCGTCGGCGCGGCGGTGTTCCTCACCGAGTACGCCGAACAGGGCGGGTTCACTCGCGCCGTCGAGATTGCGACCAACGGCCTGTGGAGTACGCCGAGCATCGTCTACGGCCTGTTCGGCTACGCCTTCCTCGTGCCGCGACTCGGTAACACGACCTCGCTGATGGCGGGCCAGTTGGTGCTTGGCTTCATGCTCCTCCCGCTGGTCCTCATCACCAGTCGGGAAGCCATCAAGACGGTACCCAAGGAGTACCGGGACGCCAGCGCGGCGCTCGGTGTCAGCCAGTGGGAGACCATCAAGAGCGTGGTCTTGCCGGCCGCGATGCCGGGCGTCATCACGGGCGTCATCCTCGGCGTCGGTCGGATTGCGGGCGAGACGGCACCCATCCTGCTGGTGGCGACCGGTAACTTGCAGGCCAGTCAGGGACCGCAGGTGCTGACCAACTTCCAGTTCACGTCGAGTCCGCCCTTCGTGGCGAACCCGGCCCTGCTGGACAGCATCAGCGCCCTGCCCTACAAGCTCTACGCGACCATCACCGCGGGCGTCGTGAGTTCCGACCCCGCGTTCGGATGGGCCACCGCGCTGGTGCTCCTCATCGTGGTGCTGTCGTTCTACGCGGTCGGTATCGTCTCTCGAATCTACTTCCGGAGGAAACTCGAACAATGA